The following proteins are co-located in the Gossypium hirsutum isolate 1008001.06 chromosome A02, Gossypium_hirsutum_v2.1, whole genome shotgun sequence genome:
- the LOC107935251 gene encoding EPIDERMAL PATTERNING FACTOR-like protein 2 — translation MSHSFIFSLLFLLILSSTQLRYKAEGRSIPKSDEEKARLRAQIGSRPPRCERRCNSCDHCEAIQVPTNPQISHVAYARGDGSSYYKPMSWKCKCGNFIFNP, via the exons atgagccatagtttcatattttcccttctttttctcttGATTTTAAGCTCAACCCAACTGAGATACAAAGCTGAAG GTAGATCAATACCAAAATCCGATGAAGAAAAGGCGAGGTTAAGAGCACAGATAGGATCAAGGCCACCAAGGTGTGAGAGAAGGTGCAATTCATGCGACCATTGTGAAGCCATTCAAGTGCCTACCAATCCTCAAATCTCCCATGTTGCTTATGCAAGAGGTGATGGAAGCTCTTACTACAAACCCATGAGTTGGAAATGCAAATGTGGCAACTTCATCTTCAACCCTTAg